A region of Saccopteryx leptura isolate mSacLep1 chromosome X, mSacLep1_pri_phased_curated, whole genome shotgun sequence DNA encodes the following proteins:
- the ZMYM3 gene encoding zinc finger MYM-type protein 3 isoform X1 — translation MRGRETESKTKRDQERDPYPAILMDPSDFPSPFDPLTLPEKPLAGDLPVDMEFGEDLLESQTAPTRGWGPPGPSPSSGALDLLDTPAGLEKDPGVLDGTTELLGLGGLLYKVPSPPDVDPGPEETLAWDADQALEPGPGSQTPEVVPPDPGTGANPSSPGGLLEPLAPDSPITFQSPHIEEEDTTSIARGRRVSPGQEDELPQGQPQSPNGPPSPSVGEALRENSSQTKPGGTSPPAHPSLPGDGLTGKASEKPPERVQKRSERVRRAEPPKPEVVDSTESIPVSDEDSDAMVDDPNDEDFVPFRPRRSPRMSLRSSVAQRAGRSSAGTKMTCAHCRTPLQKGQTAYQRKGLPQLFCSSSCLTTFSKKPSGKKTCTFCKKEIWNTKDLVVAQTGSGGSFHEFCTSVCLSLYEAQQQRPIPQAGDPADATRCSICQKTGEVQHEVSNGSVVHRLCSDSCFSKFRANKGLKTNCCDQCGAYIYTKTGSPGPELLFHEGQQKRFCNTSCLGAYKKKNTRVYPCVWCKTLCKNFEMLSHVDRNGKTSLFCSLCCTTSYKVKQAGLTGPPRPCSFCRRSLSDPCYYNKVDRTVYQFCSPSCWTKFQRTSPEGGIHLSCHYCHSLFSGKPEVLDWQDQVFQFCCRDCCEDFKRLRGVVSQCEHCRQEKLLHEKLRFSGVEKSFCSEGCVLLYKQDFTKKLGLCCITCTYCSQTCQRGVTEQLDGSTWDFCSEDCKSKYLLWYCKAARCHACKRQGKLLETIHWRGQIRHFCNQQCLLRFYSQQNQPNLDTQSGPESLLNSHSAESKPQTPSQTKVEPSNTVKTPVDNGTLGKIPVKIRLAPSASTPPPHTPPPTATPRKNKAAMCKPLMQNRGVSCKVEMKSKGSQTEEWQPQVIVLPIPVPIFVPVPMHLYCQKVPVPFSMPIPVPVPMFLPTTLESTDKIVETIEELKVKIPSNPLEADILAMAEMIAEAEELDKASSDLCDLVSNQSAEGLLEDCDLFGPARDDVLAMAVKMANVLDEPGQDLEADFPKNPLDINPSVDFLFDCGLVGPEDVSTEQDLPRTMRKGQKRLMLSESCSRDSMSSQPSCTGLNYSYGVNAWKCWVQSKYANGETSKGDELRFGPKPMRIKEDILACSAAELNYGLAQFVREITRPNGERYEPDSIYYLCLGIQQYLLENNRMVNIFTDLYYLTFVQELNKSLSTWQPTLLPNNTVFSRVEEEHLWECKQLGVYSPFVLLNTLMFFNTKFFGLQTAEEHMQLSFTNVVRQSRKCTTPRGTTKVVSIRYYAPVRQRKGRDMGPGKRKREDETPILEQRENRMNPLRCPVKFYEFYLSKCPESLRTRNDVFYLQPERSCIAESPLWYSVIPMDRSMLESMLNRILAVREIYEELGRTGDEDLD, via the exons atgagaggcagagagacagagagcaagacaAAAAGAGACCAGGAGAGAGA CCCATATCCAGCCATCCTCATGGACCCCAGTGACTTCCCCAGTCCATTTGACCCATTGACCCTGCCAGAGAAGCCCCTGGCTGGAGACCTTCCAGTAGACATGGAATTTGGAGAGGATCTACTGGAATCCCAGACTGCCCCAACTCGAGGATGGGGTCCCCCTGGCCCTTCTCCATCCTCAGGAGCCCTGGACCTGCTTGATACCCCTGCTGGCCTGGAAAAAGACCCTGGAGTGCTGGATGGAACCACTGAGCTGCTCGGGCTGGGGGGGCTGCTCTATAaggtcccctcccccccagacGTGGACCCTGGTCCTGAGGAGACCCTTGCATGGGATGCAGATCAGGCCCTAGAGCCTGGACCGGGGAGCCAGACCCCTGAGGTGGTGCCACCTGATCCAGGGACTGGGGCAAATCCCTCTTCACCTGGGGGGCTGCTAGAGCCGCTGGCGCCAGACTCTCCAATAACCTTTCAGTCCCCACATATAGAAGAGGAGGACACCACCTCCATAGCTAGAGGGAGAAGGGTCTCCCCTGGGCAGGAGGACGAGCTTCCCCAGGGGCAGCCACAGAGCCCAAACGGCCCCCCCAGCCCTTCAGTGGGAGAGGCTCTAAGGGAGAACAGTTCTCAGACCAAACCTGGGGGCACTAGCCCCCCTGCACACCCTTCCTTGCCAG GAGATGGCTTGACTGGGAAAGCGAGTGAGAAGCCGCCTGAGAgg GTGCAGAAGAGAAGTGAGCGCGTTAGAAGAGCAGAACCTCCCAAACCTGAGGTTGTGGATTCCACCGAGAGCA TTCCAGTGTCAGATGAGGATTCTGACGCCATGGTAGATGACCCCAATGATGAGGACTTTGTGCCATTCCGGCCCCGGCGCTCTCCTCGCATGTCTCTACGCTCCAGCGTGGCACAGAGGGCCGGGCGCTCTTCGGCGGGCACCAAGATGACTTGTGCACATTGCCGGACACCATTGCAGAAGGGGCAGACGGCCTACCAGCGCAAAGGACTGCCTCAGCTCTTCTGCTCCTCGTCCTGTCTCACTACTTTCTCCAAGAAGCCCTCAGGCAAAAAGACCTGTACCTTCTGCAAAAA GGAGATCTGGAACACCAAGGACTTAGTTGTGGCGCAGACTGGTTCAGGAGGCTCCTTCCACGAGTTCTGCACATCAGTCTGCCTCTCCCTGTATGAGGCCCAGCAGCAGCGCCCAATCCCTCAGGCTGGGGACCCTGCCGATGCCACTCGCTGCAGCATCTGCCAGAAGACCGGAGAG GTCCAGCATGAGGTCAGCAATGGCAGCGTGGTGCACCGCCTCTGCAGTGATTCTTGCTTCTCCAAATTCCGGGCCAACAAGGGCCTGAAAACCAACTGTTGCGACCAGTGTGGGGCTTACATCTACACCAAGACCGGGAGCCCTGGGCCCGAGCTCCTCTTCCATGAGGGCCAACAAAAGCGGTTCTGCAACACAAGCTGCTTGGGGGCGTACAAGAAG AAAAACACACGTGTGTACCCCTGTGTCTGGTGCAAGACCCTGTGTAAGAACTTTGAGATGCTCTCACATGTGGATCGTAATGGCAAGACGAGCTTGTTCTGTTCCCTCTGCTGTACCACCTCTTACAAAGTGAAGCAGGCAGGGCTCACTG gcCCTCCCCGACCCTGCAGCTTCTGCCGCCGCAGCCTCTCTGACCCCTGTTACTACAACAAGGTCGATCGCACAGTCTACCAATTCTGCAGCCCCAGCTGCTGGACCAAGTTCCAG CGCACAAGCCCCGAGGGGGGCATTCACCTGAGCTGTCACTACTGCCATAGCCTCTTCAGTGGCAAGCCTGAGGTCTTGGACTGGCAG GACCAGGTGTTCCAGTTCTGCTGCCGGGATTGCTGTGAGGACTTCAAGCGGCTTCGGGGTGTGGTGTCCCAGTGTGAGCACTGCCGGCAGGAGAAGCTGCTGCACGAGAAGCTCCGATTCAGCGGGGTGGAGAAGAGCTTCTGCAGTGAAG GCTGTGTGCTGCTATACAAACAGGACTTCACTAAGAAGCTGGGGCTGTGCTGCATCACCTGCACCTACTGCTCCCAGACCTGCCAGCGCGGAGTCACCGAGCAGCTGGACGGCAGCACGTGGGACTTCTGCAGCGAGGACTGCAAGAGCAAGTACCTGCTGTGGTACTGCAAG GCTGCCCGCTGCCACGCGTGTAAGCGCCAGGGGAAGCTGCTTGAGACCATCCACTGGCGCGGGCAGATCCGCCACTTCTGCAACCAGCAGTGTCTGCTGCGCTTCTACAGCCAGCAGAACCAGCCCAACCTGGACACGCAGAGCGGGCCCGAGAGCCTCCTGAACA GTCATTCTGCTGAGTCGAAGCCCCAGACACCCTCTCAAACCAAAGTGGAGCCCAGCAATACAGTGAAGACCCCAGTGGATAACGGGACTCTGGGCAAG ATCCCTGTGAAGATCCGGTTGGCTCCCTCTGCTTcaacccctcctccccacaccccgcCCCCCACCGCCACACCTCGCAAAAACAAAGCGGCCATGTGTAAGCCTCTGATGCAGAATCGAGGGGTCTCCTGCAAGGTGGAGATGAAGTCTAAAGGGAGCCAGACAG AAGAGTGGCAGCCACAGGTGATCGTGCTGCCCATCCCAGTGCCCATCTTTGTGCCAGTGCCTATGCACCTGTACTGCCAGAAAGTCCCGGTGCCTTTCTCAATGCCAATCCCG GTGCCTGTGCCCATGTTCCTGCCCACTACCTTGGAGAGCACAGACAAGATTGTGGAGACCATCGAGGAGCTGAAGGTGAAGATCCCCTCCAACCCCTTGGAGGCCGACATCCTGGCCATGGCAGAGATGATTGCAGAGGCTGAGGAGCTAGACAAGGCCTCATCTGACCTTTGCG atCTTGTGAGCAACCAGAGTGCAGAGGGACTTCTGGAAGATTGTGACCTGTTTGGGCCAGCTCGAGATGATGTCCTGGCCATGGCTGTCAAAATGGCCAATGTCTTGGATGAGCCTGGGCAAGACTTGGAGGCGGATTTCCCCAAGA ATCCTTTGGACATTAACCCCAGCGTAGACTTCCTCTTTGATTGTGGCCTGGTAGGGCCCGAGGACGTTTCTACTGAACAAGACCTTCCCCGAACCATGAGGAAG GGTCAAAAGCGGCTGATGCTTTCGGAGAGCTGTTCCCGGGACTCCATGAGCAGCCAGCCAAGCTGTACTGGACTCAACTATTCGTACGGTGTCAATGCTTGGAAGTGCTGGGTGCAGTCCAAGTATGCCAATGGAGAAACCAGCAAGGGTGATGAGCTGCGCTTTGGCC CCAAACCTATGCGGATCAAAGAAGACATCCTGGCATGCTCAGCTGCCGAGCTCAACTACGGTCTGGCCCAGTTTGTGAGAGAAATCACTCGGCCCAACGGTGAACGTTATGAACCTGACAGCATCTACTATCTGTGTCTCGGCATCCAGCAG tACTTGCTGGAAAACAACCGAATGGTGAACATTTTCACGGACCTTTACTACCTGACTTTTGTTCAAGAACTCAACAAATCTCTGAGTACCTGGCAGCCCACACTCCTCCCCAACA ATACGGTGTTCTCCCGAGTGGAGGAAGAGCACCTCTGGGAGTGTAAGCAGCTGGGCGTCTACTCACCGTTTGTCCTTCTCAACACCCTCATGTTCTTCAACACGAAGTTTTTTGGGCTGCAGACGGCTGAGGAACACATGCAGCTCTCCTTCACCAATGTGGTGCGGCAGTCCCGCAAGTGCACCACCCCTCGGGGCACCACCAAGGTGGTGAGCATCCGCTACTACGCCCCGGTGCGCCAGAGGAAAGGGCGAG ACATGGGTCCTGGGAAACGGAAGAGAGAAGATGAAACCCCCATCTTAGAGCAGCGTGAGAACCGAATGAATCCCCTCCGCTGCCCTGTCAAGTTCTATGAGTTCTATCTCTCCAAATG TCCTGAGAGCCTCCGGACTCGCAACGATGTGTTCTACCTGCAACCTGAGCGGTCTTGCATCGCTGAATCCCCTCTGTGGTACTCCGTGATCCCCATGGACCGGAGCATGTTGGAGAGTATGCTCAATCGCATCCTGGCTGTGCGGGAGATTTATGAAGAGCTGGGTCGTACTGGGGATGAAGACCTGGACTGA
- the ZMYM3 gene encoding zinc finger MYM-type protein 3 isoform X2, translated as MRGRETESKTKRDQERDPYPAILMDPSDFPSPFDPLTLPEKPLAGDLPVDMEFGEDLLESQTAPTRGWGPPGPSPSSGALDLLDTPAGLEKDPGVLDGTTELLGLGGLLYKVPSPPDVDPGPEETLAWDADQALEPGPGSQTPEVVPPDPGTGANPSSPGGLLEPLAPDSPITFQSPHIEEEDTTSIARGRRVSPGQEDELPQGQPQSPNGPPSPSVGEALRENSSQTKPGGTSPPAHPSLPGDGLTGKASEKPPERKRSERVRRAEPPKPEVVDSTESIPVSDEDSDAMVDDPNDEDFVPFRPRRSPRMSLRSSVAQRAGRSSAGTKMTCAHCRTPLQKGQTAYQRKGLPQLFCSSSCLTTFSKKPSGKKTCTFCKKEIWNTKDLVVAQTGSGGSFHEFCTSVCLSLYEAQQQRPIPQAGDPADATRCSICQKTGEVQHEVSNGSVVHRLCSDSCFSKFRANKGLKTNCCDQCGAYIYTKTGSPGPELLFHEGQQKRFCNTSCLGAYKKKNTRVYPCVWCKTLCKNFEMLSHVDRNGKTSLFCSLCCTTSYKVKQAGLTGPPRPCSFCRRSLSDPCYYNKVDRTVYQFCSPSCWTKFQRTSPEGGIHLSCHYCHSLFSGKPEVLDWQDQVFQFCCRDCCEDFKRLRGVVSQCEHCRQEKLLHEKLRFSGVEKSFCSEGCVLLYKQDFTKKLGLCCITCTYCSQTCQRGVTEQLDGSTWDFCSEDCKSKYLLWYCKAARCHACKRQGKLLETIHWRGQIRHFCNQQCLLRFYSQQNQPNLDTQSGPESLLNSHSAESKPQTPSQTKVEPSNTVKTPVDNGTLGKIPVKIRLAPSASTPPPHTPPPTATPRKNKAAMCKPLMQNRGVSCKVEMKSKGSQTEEWQPQVIVLPIPVPIFVPVPMHLYCQKVPVPFSMPIPVPVPMFLPTTLESTDKIVETIEELKVKIPSNPLEADILAMAEMIAEAEELDKASSDLCDLVSNQSAEGLLEDCDLFGPARDDVLAMAVKMANVLDEPGQDLEADFPKNPLDINPSVDFLFDCGLVGPEDVSTEQDLPRTMRKGQKRLMLSESCSRDSMSSQPSCTGLNYSYGVNAWKCWVQSKYANGETSKGDELRFGPKPMRIKEDILACSAAELNYGLAQFVREITRPNGERYEPDSIYYLCLGIQQYLLENNRMVNIFTDLYYLTFVQELNKSLSTWQPTLLPNNTVFSRVEEEHLWECKQLGVYSPFVLLNTLMFFNTKFFGLQTAEEHMQLSFTNVVRQSRKCTTPRGTTKVVSIRYYAPVRQRKGRDMGPGKRKREDETPILEQRENRMNPLRCPVKFYEFYLSKCPESLRTRNDVFYLQPERSCIAESPLWYSVIPMDRSMLESMLNRILAVREIYEELGRTGDEDLD; from the exons atgagaggcagagagacagagagcaagacaAAAAGAGACCAGGAGAGAGA CCCATATCCAGCCATCCTCATGGACCCCAGTGACTTCCCCAGTCCATTTGACCCATTGACCCTGCCAGAGAAGCCCCTGGCTGGAGACCTTCCAGTAGACATGGAATTTGGAGAGGATCTACTGGAATCCCAGACTGCCCCAACTCGAGGATGGGGTCCCCCTGGCCCTTCTCCATCCTCAGGAGCCCTGGACCTGCTTGATACCCCTGCTGGCCTGGAAAAAGACCCTGGAGTGCTGGATGGAACCACTGAGCTGCTCGGGCTGGGGGGGCTGCTCTATAaggtcccctcccccccagacGTGGACCCTGGTCCTGAGGAGACCCTTGCATGGGATGCAGATCAGGCCCTAGAGCCTGGACCGGGGAGCCAGACCCCTGAGGTGGTGCCACCTGATCCAGGGACTGGGGCAAATCCCTCTTCACCTGGGGGGCTGCTAGAGCCGCTGGCGCCAGACTCTCCAATAACCTTTCAGTCCCCACATATAGAAGAGGAGGACACCACCTCCATAGCTAGAGGGAGAAGGGTCTCCCCTGGGCAGGAGGACGAGCTTCCCCAGGGGCAGCCACAGAGCCCAAACGGCCCCCCCAGCCCTTCAGTGGGAGAGGCTCTAAGGGAGAACAGTTCTCAGACCAAACCTGGGGGCACTAGCCCCCCTGCACACCCTTCCTTGCCAG GAGATGGCTTGACTGGGAAAGCGAGTGAGAAGCCGCCTGAGAgg AAGAGAAGTGAGCGCGTTAGAAGAGCAGAACCTCCCAAACCTGAGGTTGTGGATTCCACCGAGAGCA TTCCAGTGTCAGATGAGGATTCTGACGCCATGGTAGATGACCCCAATGATGAGGACTTTGTGCCATTCCGGCCCCGGCGCTCTCCTCGCATGTCTCTACGCTCCAGCGTGGCACAGAGGGCCGGGCGCTCTTCGGCGGGCACCAAGATGACTTGTGCACATTGCCGGACACCATTGCAGAAGGGGCAGACGGCCTACCAGCGCAAAGGACTGCCTCAGCTCTTCTGCTCCTCGTCCTGTCTCACTACTTTCTCCAAGAAGCCCTCAGGCAAAAAGACCTGTACCTTCTGCAAAAA GGAGATCTGGAACACCAAGGACTTAGTTGTGGCGCAGACTGGTTCAGGAGGCTCCTTCCACGAGTTCTGCACATCAGTCTGCCTCTCCCTGTATGAGGCCCAGCAGCAGCGCCCAATCCCTCAGGCTGGGGACCCTGCCGATGCCACTCGCTGCAGCATCTGCCAGAAGACCGGAGAG GTCCAGCATGAGGTCAGCAATGGCAGCGTGGTGCACCGCCTCTGCAGTGATTCTTGCTTCTCCAAATTCCGGGCCAACAAGGGCCTGAAAACCAACTGTTGCGACCAGTGTGGGGCTTACATCTACACCAAGACCGGGAGCCCTGGGCCCGAGCTCCTCTTCCATGAGGGCCAACAAAAGCGGTTCTGCAACACAAGCTGCTTGGGGGCGTACAAGAAG AAAAACACACGTGTGTACCCCTGTGTCTGGTGCAAGACCCTGTGTAAGAACTTTGAGATGCTCTCACATGTGGATCGTAATGGCAAGACGAGCTTGTTCTGTTCCCTCTGCTGTACCACCTCTTACAAAGTGAAGCAGGCAGGGCTCACTG gcCCTCCCCGACCCTGCAGCTTCTGCCGCCGCAGCCTCTCTGACCCCTGTTACTACAACAAGGTCGATCGCACAGTCTACCAATTCTGCAGCCCCAGCTGCTGGACCAAGTTCCAG CGCACAAGCCCCGAGGGGGGCATTCACCTGAGCTGTCACTACTGCCATAGCCTCTTCAGTGGCAAGCCTGAGGTCTTGGACTGGCAG GACCAGGTGTTCCAGTTCTGCTGCCGGGATTGCTGTGAGGACTTCAAGCGGCTTCGGGGTGTGGTGTCCCAGTGTGAGCACTGCCGGCAGGAGAAGCTGCTGCACGAGAAGCTCCGATTCAGCGGGGTGGAGAAGAGCTTCTGCAGTGAAG GCTGTGTGCTGCTATACAAACAGGACTTCACTAAGAAGCTGGGGCTGTGCTGCATCACCTGCACCTACTGCTCCCAGACCTGCCAGCGCGGAGTCACCGAGCAGCTGGACGGCAGCACGTGGGACTTCTGCAGCGAGGACTGCAAGAGCAAGTACCTGCTGTGGTACTGCAAG GCTGCCCGCTGCCACGCGTGTAAGCGCCAGGGGAAGCTGCTTGAGACCATCCACTGGCGCGGGCAGATCCGCCACTTCTGCAACCAGCAGTGTCTGCTGCGCTTCTACAGCCAGCAGAACCAGCCCAACCTGGACACGCAGAGCGGGCCCGAGAGCCTCCTGAACA GTCATTCTGCTGAGTCGAAGCCCCAGACACCCTCTCAAACCAAAGTGGAGCCCAGCAATACAGTGAAGACCCCAGTGGATAACGGGACTCTGGGCAAG ATCCCTGTGAAGATCCGGTTGGCTCCCTCTGCTTcaacccctcctccccacaccccgcCCCCCACCGCCACACCTCGCAAAAACAAAGCGGCCATGTGTAAGCCTCTGATGCAGAATCGAGGGGTCTCCTGCAAGGTGGAGATGAAGTCTAAAGGGAGCCAGACAG AAGAGTGGCAGCCACAGGTGATCGTGCTGCCCATCCCAGTGCCCATCTTTGTGCCAGTGCCTATGCACCTGTACTGCCAGAAAGTCCCGGTGCCTTTCTCAATGCCAATCCCG GTGCCTGTGCCCATGTTCCTGCCCACTACCTTGGAGAGCACAGACAAGATTGTGGAGACCATCGAGGAGCTGAAGGTGAAGATCCCCTCCAACCCCTTGGAGGCCGACATCCTGGCCATGGCAGAGATGATTGCAGAGGCTGAGGAGCTAGACAAGGCCTCATCTGACCTTTGCG atCTTGTGAGCAACCAGAGTGCAGAGGGACTTCTGGAAGATTGTGACCTGTTTGGGCCAGCTCGAGATGATGTCCTGGCCATGGCTGTCAAAATGGCCAATGTCTTGGATGAGCCTGGGCAAGACTTGGAGGCGGATTTCCCCAAGA ATCCTTTGGACATTAACCCCAGCGTAGACTTCCTCTTTGATTGTGGCCTGGTAGGGCCCGAGGACGTTTCTACTGAACAAGACCTTCCCCGAACCATGAGGAAG GGTCAAAAGCGGCTGATGCTTTCGGAGAGCTGTTCCCGGGACTCCATGAGCAGCCAGCCAAGCTGTACTGGACTCAACTATTCGTACGGTGTCAATGCTTGGAAGTGCTGGGTGCAGTCCAAGTATGCCAATGGAGAAACCAGCAAGGGTGATGAGCTGCGCTTTGGCC CCAAACCTATGCGGATCAAAGAAGACATCCTGGCATGCTCAGCTGCCGAGCTCAACTACGGTCTGGCCCAGTTTGTGAGAGAAATCACTCGGCCCAACGGTGAACGTTATGAACCTGACAGCATCTACTATCTGTGTCTCGGCATCCAGCAG tACTTGCTGGAAAACAACCGAATGGTGAACATTTTCACGGACCTTTACTACCTGACTTTTGTTCAAGAACTCAACAAATCTCTGAGTACCTGGCAGCCCACACTCCTCCCCAACA ATACGGTGTTCTCCCGAGTGGAGGAAGAGCACCTCTGGGAGTGTAAGCAGCTGGGCGTCTACTCACCGTTTGTCCTTCTCAACACCCTCATGTTCTTCAACACGAAGTTTTTTGGGCTGCAGACGGCTGAGGAACACATGCAGCTCTCCTTCACCAATGTGGTGCGGCAGTCCCGCAAGTGCACCACCCCTCGGGGCACCACCAAGGTGGTGAGCATCCGCTACTACGCCCCGGTGCGCCAGAGGAAAGGGCGAG ACATGGGTCCTGGGAAACGGAAGAGAGAAGATGAAACCCCCATCTTAGAGCAGCGTGAGAACCGAATGAATCCCCTCCGCTGCCCTGTCAAGTTCTATGAGTTCTATCTCTCCAAATG TCCTGAGAGCCTCCGGACTCGCAACGATGTGTTCTACCTGCAACCTGAGCGGTCTTGCATCGCTGAATCCCCTCTGTGGTACTCCGTGATCCCCATGGACCGGAGCATGTTGGAGAGTATGCTCAATCGCATCCTGGCTGTGCGGGAGATTTATGAAGAGCTGGGTCGTACTGGGGATGAAGACCTGGACTGA